From the Rhea pennata isolate bPtePen1 chromosome 1, bPtePen1.pri, whole genome shotgun sequence genome, the window TATAAACTCTTTAGAGCTAACTTGTCTCCTTCATGCACCAGTTTATATACGACATTCTTCTCTATTCGTGCAAATGCACAAATGCTCTTTCACAAGAAAACTGAGTAACATATGTTTCCCACATAAAgacataaaaaacaaatgacacAAAATAATTATCTTCTGGGccattcctctctctctctctctctctctctctctctctttctctctctctctctctcagtacACAATTCTTAATTTCTATACAGTCAGGATCAAGTCTTGCTGTCAAAGTTATTCTCGGGTACTGACAGAAGTATGAGAAATATTCCCCGCTTCTGGAAATAGGGAAGGGAATAGACAAGCATTTGTAACACAAACAGATTCTGTGAAGTGTTCTTCATCAAAATCCAGCttctcatattaaaaataagtatgttgCAAAAAGTAATATAGTGCTCAAAATTAGACAACTATAAATGGCCTAACTGCTGGCTTTTTGTAGAAACTGGAGATCAAACATTATTACAGCTGCTGATATTTTAGTGGAATAAACCATTTTCTACACTTCCGCGACCTGAATTTAGCTAATGATTTCCACGAGCACAGCTGTTAAAGATGTGAGCTGAACTTAATTAGTACAATAATGTAATATTAACTCGCAGTTTTTCTACAATACTATGTGCAGTTGCATTTAATTATATTATAGCTtcttaataaatatgtatttccaaTAATTTTGTGATAAATATGGCTTTGTAGGGCTTTATTGAAAGATAAAGATGAAATAGCTCTCATTTCCCTGAGAGCTATACGCTAGTAACTTAGGCTTCATTCCTGCACTAATATCCATGTTGGCAGATTCTATCTAGGGTTGTAAATCAGTTATCCTCACATATGGATCTGATTGCAGTATCAGGACCATAGACATCAGTTGTGAAATGTACACTTCCCTTTCAATTGCCAAGCTAAATTAGACCTAAATGAAACTTAGTTAATGTAATTACTTATGTGTATTTAAGTCTGTAATGCAGCAAGATACTTAATCACATATTAGGTTATTTAAGaagtttgctattttttcttggGACTCATTCTGCCTATTTAATACATAGCCTACTTGAACATTATTCACCTTCTTCTTCATTCTGATTTATAGAGAGCATGCATATACTGCCTCCTTTGAGATACAATTTTTACGTACTTACAAATATTACACAATATTTGAatgctgggggagggggaacaaaTTTAGTCTGCAAGTCCTCCATTCTATATTCTCAGCCCTTCCCAGAACAGCACTTAGTGGCTTTGGTCTTTAAATTTAAACCATGGCTATTTGTCAAAGCaaggacaaatattttaaagaacatgaaaaaataacttaGAAGTTGGACCTCAACAAATCTTCTataatattttactaaaaattatttcaaaaacatgaCAACTTATGCAATGCTATGATTTTTAGTAGTCTTACAAGTGCTAGGTAGATAACACAACTAAGCTAGGGTAAAGTGTTTGGTTTTGAATGACTAGCATTTTGTCTTTATTAACAAATTCATAGAATCATtgtagaatcggtaaggttggaagggacctctggagatcatctagtccaacccctctgctcaagtagggtcacctagagcatgttagacagggttgcagcaatGAGGACAAcccttgctgaagcccaggcttgaaccagggacctttagatcttcagtctaagatctttagatcttcagtctaacactctcccagctgagctactttggcCCTGTGTTGATGGCCCAGCTCCCTCTGTCAGCATCAGGAAGATACTGTTAGAGATGTGCAGGCTAACCTTGCCCCAGTTGCTACAGATCTCAACTGTACAACTTGCATCAATGTAAGAAAATCAGTTTGATTTTCAAATCTTAGCTAAACTCCTCCCCAGCAGTTGGAAGaaagacatttaattttaagcaaaatCAGTAGAAGGCATAAAAAAACCACATAGGTGAAAAGCTATATGTCTTTCAACATAGAagttcttttccagttttagtAACTTCACTTCTCAAAGATGTACttttagggaaaaatatatCCAGTAGTCGTTATCTGTGAGTCCAGCAACTTCTTGCTAAGTGGATATGTGATACCCCTTGCtctattttaacttttaaaagtgCCACAAAAGCTTACAGAGGAGGAACGTGGTTCCCACAGAGTCTTCACTATCTTAGTATCTTCTCAAACTGCCTGTTtggatgggtttttttctgctcagtCAGCTAGAAAAGACATAATTCATACCAAATAATCAATGGTCATTCTAGGTTCAgtaaatagaattatttttctttctctgagaaaaaaaagttctcaggGCAAACCAATTGTATCTGGGAGCTCAGTCTGTTCCCTTTGATGTCAATGAGTAAACAACATCAGTGGGAAAAGAATTCAACATTAAGTTCTTATAAAGCTCTCACATCTCTGTAGTGATTAAGAAATAAGGGAAACAAGTGAACCATAGCAATGAACCACAACAATGAAAATCAGATAATGTCACCAACCAGATAATAAATTGCTCTTGTACAATGTAATAGGCCATAAGTAATGATGGAAGAATGGAAGAAGTAGGAAGAAAGCCTGGAAGAAAAGTCTGTTTCTATTTAGTCTTTGTAGGCTTAAAACATGTATTACATACCgtgaaataaaagatttctcaAAGCAGTGGCATTCATAGCCATCATGCTTTGCTAGATAAAGTAATCTTCCTTGGTATGAGTTTTCTTCCTCATCCATCAACTAGGAATCAAATTAAAGGAACAATTCTGTAGCCCTGAGGAAGTTACAGAGACTTTCTTTACATCTCTTATTTTCATTgaattttgtatctttttaaaagtcagagaATAGAAGAGACTTTtgtaatttcaattttttattttacatttaaaatttgagtCTGTGAGTCTCCATTAAGCTTTTTTAGGATTTGTGTTCAGAAtcatattctttccttttcaatgATCAGATAGGATGCTGAAGGTTTTCCAAAGACACACAAAGCACAAAACCAGTATTTACATCATATATTTCATATGGAACAAATGGAGATTTTGtaaagcagcaacagaaagatAAAAGACATGGATTGTTTTCAATGTGATTTGCTAAGGAAACTTAACaaaaagcttctgtttctctAGAATTACTCTCTCCAGGACAGCCTGACCACGTGGGAACCCAACCCTATCTTTGAAATACTTGGAGGAGTCAAAGGAAAACTCATTAAAGACCCTTCCCTTTTTTTACCTGAGGCCTTGTTTGTTTTAGGTAAGTATTCTTCGGGAGCTGAGATAAAGGAGGAGCTGAAAGGCCAGGGCAAGCACCCAGCCCGCCACCCAACAGCAGACTTTAGACCATCAAATACTATGGAGAGTGCAGCTGCAGATTCCTTGCTCCAGGCTACAGCGGACAACATCTGTCATTGCTCCAGAGACACCCAGCTGCATTCGCTCCATGCAAGAGAGCAGCTACAGAGGTAAGACAGATTGCAGGGAGAGAGCTTTTTATCACCAGCCATCCTTTGAAAACTCCAGCAGAAATACTACAAACTGGAAACAACAGGACTCCCTTAAAAACAGGGCTCCAGTCCAAAGAGAGAGAATGTATCTATCAATAGACATCAGTTTTAGACatcccttttaaaataataatactgcCTGTTGAATCAACATGAGCAATCAATCGGTTTGTGCAGTAAGCAGATAGTCCCTCAAAAGACTATGAAGAAGTTCAGGCTTTAAGTACACTTTGAATGTAATGATTTTGACACTGAATAGATAATAAAAACCaaatttctacttaaaaaaggcaaaatacatttctaaaaacatttcactttgaaatgatattttattttgccaatattttatccttttcagTCAAACATTTTAGCACTTAATTTACATTCAGCTCCAGTTACAAGTAAGAttgcagtaacatttttaaaaagaaatactttactTTGTCCATTGCAAAGCATTATTCTGCTTCCCCTATTGTATGGATCTTTTAcccagcagcagagaagaaaactaCTATTAAAAATGGCAAGTACAATTGTGACCTCCCCTCTGAAATTGTCTTAACAAAAGGCAGATGCAGCATCCACCACTATATATGCTCTCTAAAACTGATTAGGTCAGATTACCCATGTTAGTCTAACACTGGAGTTGCTTGATCAGTAAATAACCAGCTGCACAGTGACCATTTGTAATCTCCTCCAATTAGAAATATTGTCAGACAgggaagattattttttatttttagcagtgCTGtataagtaaaaaatatttcaatattaattAATCACTTGCAGTTACAGTCCCCTGAATTGGGAAATCCTAAAGGGAAACATTTCCATAACGAAAAATGTGTAAGTGATTGTCTACTTTGTCTAAACACAGGATAGAATAATTTTGCCATAGAAATCAGATTTACCAAATCAAAATAtgttgaagagaaaaaaatcacattctttcAAAAGTATCTAACGAAAGGAAGTACACTGTATGGAAATTACTGCAGAGATTTAACTATGGGAGTGTTATTCTATCTTAATCTTTCAGCAGCCCTGCTTTGTGGAGGCCCTGGATACTCACAGCAAGAGCTGATGAAATGACAGGGAATCAAAGAACGGTGAGAATAATTTCTGGATAAAATAATCTTGATAGAAAACAGGTACAGAAATTCTAACTATTTGAACAGAGGAAGTGAggattgcttttattttctgttcgTTTGTTCTTTGAAGTATTTCTTTGgtgttaaaaatgtttcaaattacattttgttcTACACATTATAAAGTTTAAAAGAGTGCCTCTAATTTTGTATCAGATATAGAATCAGATATAGATTATCAATTGTTAAAGAACTGCAGGAAACACTGCTAAGTCAACTGTCCAGTATACCGtcattttaacatgtttttatttgctttttcacaaaaatagtAAGAACATCCACAGTTTGAAATTTTCAGGCCTGGTTCATCTGTGATACTCTGTATTGTGGGTGGAGATTTTGagtgaaaattatttcaagatggaatttaaaaaaacattcctttttattACAATTGTATTGATTGATTTTGGAAGGAATATTGCAAAAGGTAAAAGAGCTatgaaatcaacagaaaaatcaatataaaaatggtatttctgAAAAGGGCATTTGAAAGGCCCAGAGATTATGTTTTACTTAGTCAGGTAGGAATGTTTGTGaggctcaaaagaaaaaaaataaggagattTCAGCACATTCAACTTTGGTCCCAACctttcaaacttaaaaaaatgtatttaaacagTACTAGTCACATGCTCAGTTTAGAGCATCTGCCTAAGTTTTTGCAGCATCAGATCCAGTTAtgtcttccatttttttaaccAAAGGTTCAGCAGGCTAAAACAGCTCTCCTTAGTACAAGTCCGTAAAGACTTGAATTTCTACTATATTCTAATGTATGCAACACCTTTTATCTTGTGCTTGTTACCTCCTGAAAATGGAAGTGTACAGCTGGGCTATACAGATCGGTAGGAGTGCTGCACTTCTGGCCAGCAACTTGGGAAAAGCTTGTGGAAGAACTTCCCTCCTGGTACTGTCTGAGCTTGTCAGAGACCTGTAAACTGGCTAAGGATAGTCTCAGTCACATGGAAAAATTTTATGCCTACAGTTACAATTTCAATGAAATAAGGTTTCTGAAATCAGGAAGTTGTGATTTTATgctgaaattgcattttttgtAGAAAACTTGATTTAAGCAGCTCAAAAGTTTTAATTCACTCTTGGGTTTCTGCCCATTTGCGTGGGAAAAACAAACCATGTATGAAGTTTCTCACTTTCATACTAACAGCCTAGCATTGTTTCAAACTAAGTATATATGAAAAAGctgatttcagttttaacattttttcttcctgcccgAAGCTTCCCAGACCCTTCTCATCCATGTTTTACAGCCATCTACACCCCTGCAGCCTTCTAGATATCTCTGTGGCTTGGGACCTAATGAGGGTTAAAGGAGGGGAACAGCTGTCTTGCCCTTTTTAACAGGGGCGTAACATTTGAGGAAAGATGCTTGGATACTTTGTGTAGTGCATAAGTGGGAAAAGACACTTGTTAATGCCTAGCAACATATCACagctgcagaaggcaagagGCATCTTCTTCAGCAGAGCTACTGAAGTTTTCCAGGCAAGGGGCTTCAAAGATGGGGTGGGCACGATGTTTTTGCTAGTTGCATGTcacatacttttattttctgcaagatATGTGTGCAAATGCTAATGTTTTGAAGATCAGTAGACATTCTAAGCACTAGAAAGTGAagcaaacagagaagaaaatattctctattTGTGTAATTAAAGTTCAATAACCTGCATATAAAAATCTACCAtggaagatgcagaaaaaagcactaaaaaCCAAAAGCACTGATAACAAATTTAAGCCATTTAACCTCTATTCCCCAAAATGTGTTCTAATACAGTTACCTAATGATATACTGCtcattaaaaaagtttttcctacTTGCAAATGTGCCATTATTTataccagaagaaaaaagctgtgaaaaataatgtatattgAAGTTGTTATTACCAGTAGAATTCAGTAGAATTCAGATTCACCCTGAACATTTTCTGCCACACATAAACAACTGAATCAGATTTGCAATTATTTAGATTTATcagaatttcttcagaaatgctgtattGTCATCTGAAAATTGTACGCTATATGGCATACATGtataatatgtatttaattatttcatatcattttacaaaaattattatGTATCCCAAAGGGAAAATCATAAAAAACATAGACcaataaaataaacactattttaattttattgcaaatatgaaaggaggaaaataacaTACAGTGTTTATTATTTAACATACATGTCTATAATCACATCTACAGTGTTCTGTAAGATGATGAGTCCATTTTGCTAGGCACTGTGGAAACGAAGTAAATGAGTctcttgatttaaaagaaaaaaaacagtttgaaaacacaaaattttgGCTGAAAGACAAACATGTAGGTATGGGAGAAAAAGGACAACATAAAAGATAGATGATTCTTTAAGACCTCTTGCTCAATCTGCAGCCAAAGAGCTTTTTGTTGCCCACCAGAAGATCCATGCTGAAGCCtgcttctgcaggaaaaaagcacTGTGAACAGCCTTCAGCCTAAATGAATTGCTCTGACAGTGGCAAAAGTCATCTTTGTCTGTTTGTAAGAGAGTGGATAGTTTCTAAATTTTGTTCAGCAAAAATTTTAGtacagcaaaattaaaactcCCTATTTTATGTAAAGTCAAGTTTataaaaacagggaaaaagaaatcttgttcTAAAGTATTGGATAGAAATATCAGAAGAGACAGCTGTCTCTTGATTTGGTGTGCAGCACATCAAACAAAGCAACGCTACTACAGAATTTTACATTTATCTGTACAGGAAAATAGTGAAATCTTCATTTATAtcctattttaaataataaatatgtcTCTTTGCAGTCAGAACAGGATGGTCAACTACGAAATTTTAGACCAAAAGGAGCCCTGGGTTTTCAACATCCAGTGAGGTGAGCTAAATCTTATCATTTGAGAAATGTGGAAAAGTGAAACTTTTCCCCAAAAGTCATATTCCTtctatggaaaaatataaaagttcaTCTCTGAAGCATGTCTTTTCAGCTACCCACTTTTCAGCTACTACTATCTCCATAGATTTTTATCCTTTCATAAAGAAGAATGCCTAAACTAAACAGAAGCTGAAGCAATATGCTAATACTGAACACATGAAAAAGTAATCTTAAAAAACCTCAGATTTATCCTGCCTGTTTAAATTTATacttatatttattaatatgaTACCAAGCCTACAATACCCAAATAATTAACATCAGTAACTACAGGTGGAACATGACTTGCTACAGATCTGTGCCTTGAGGTTGCTTAAATATGCTCTTGAATAAAGATGAGCTCTAGTTAAACTTTTTCTATAGTTGGGGAATTTATAGGAATTTTCACTCCCAGTTGAATTCTTTAGGGCTTCATGATGTAGACTTTCTATCTGAGGAGGAAAACTAATGGAATATCCCTCCTCTTTACAAGCATCTGCTTTTTCATAAGTTGTAGAAGTTTAAACTTTGCATGACCTTTGTCCTCCTGTCAAATTTACCTGAAGACCAGCCAAAGTGGAAACAAGAGCAAGACATATGCACACAAGAacacatatatagatatacaaATAGCATGACCTCCCAAGTTTTGCTTTAGTGGGAAAACAGGTGAAAAGCTGAAATGTAAATTGAGACAGTAGGTTTAAAATTGCAGCGCAAAACAatacaaattttgaaataagcCACTCTCAGTGtacacctcctcctccccttggAGGCACAAAATAACCAGTATCAACCTCCATGTAATGGGCTACCCGCCACAGTCTCAGTTCAGCATCAGTAGGGCTTCCAGAATTATAGGACGTTTCTTAAGCTTCGCACAATTGGAACGGACACCTGCATTCTGCCCGgtgctaaaaataataataataaaaaaaattcaaccACACGTCACTGCCCCGGCAACATATTATCATGGAGGAACCTTAAATAAATCCAGTTTGTGATACTGAGCAACTGAGGTAACAGAAAATCAACAGTACCTTTTAGTTAGCAAATTTTAGTGTAAAAGACAGCATCAAGGAACCCCAGGATTTTTTCTCtacaaagaaaggagaaaatagattATAATACTCAAGCTAGGTTGGTTGTAAAAGATTCATataactttactttttcttttaaaacatgttttcttatTAGACTTTATTTGCCCAGGTCCAAATCCTCAGAGTTTCTTAGCAACATTGGAGAGAAGGTTCTGGCTAGTTTTCCAGTGCAGGCTACAATTCACTTCTACAATGACACCATCGACTCCgaggaggatgaagaggagAACAGTTCAGCCGAATAACAAACAGCAGTCAGCCTTGGAAAAGTACATGtacaaaaaaaagagcaagagacaaaaaaaaggaattgtaACACGCACAAATATCTAACTGAGTGAAGAAACACATCAAAGTGCGTATGAAATCTGTTTATAACTGTCTTGCCAAGAAGAATGAGTCAATGTAactggaaaaaaggaggaaatccttttgcctttttgagAAACTTTTAAACTCTAAACCTTAACAAAAGATTATACTATTTTAAATTGAGTTGGTTTAAGTGACACTTGGATTAAGAACATTAAGAGCACTGTATTTAATGACTATTCTTTTACATGGCAGtcctgttaaaatgaaaataattatgacTGATTATGTACACATACATGCTATAACGTACAACCTCAGAATAACCTGGAGGTTTTGAAACattaaatttctaaaatttaaagaatgatttaaaatgaaagcctATTGCTTATTAGCTCTATGGGGCACACGTATTCTCCTATG encodes:
- the RIPPLY3 gene encoding protein ripply3, with the protein product MESAAADSLLQATADNICHCSRDTQLHSLHAREQLQSSPALWRPWILTARADEMTGNQRTSEQDGQLRNFRPKGALGFQHPVRLYLPRSKSSEFLSNIGEKVLASFPVQATIHFYNDTIDSEEDEEENSSAE